A genomic stretch from Haloarchaeobius amylolyticus includes:
- a CDS encoding TlpA family protein disulfide reductase produces the protein MDSLSRRDALRLAGLGTVGLAGCLSGGGTDDTGTDGTGGGTDGGGSGDTAWYDTELTNVLSGETFTVSQFEKPVLVETFAVWCSNCKRQQDELIEFHEAVGDDVVSVALNTDQNEDAEKVRQHAESNGYDWYYAVSPPAVTRQLVDEFGSSMASPPVVPMLRRCPDGSTTRLKDGHKSTSFLQEKTREC, from the coding sequence ATGGATTCGCTCTCCCGCAGGGATGCCCTCCGACTGGCAGGCCTCGGCACGGTCGGCCTGGCCGGCTGCCTCTCCGGTGGCGGTACGGACGACACGGGAACCGACGGTACCGGCGGTGGCACCGACGGCGGCGGCTCCGGCGACACCGCTTGGTACGACACCGAACTGACGAACGTCCTCTCTGGCGAGACGTTCACCGTCTCCCAGTTCGAGAAACCGGTCCTCGTGGAGACATTCGCCGTCTGGTGCTCGAACTGCAAGCGCCAGCAGGACGAACTCATCGAGTTCCACGAGGCGGTCGGCGACGACGTGGTCAGCGTCGCGCTCAACACGGACCAGAACGAGGACGCCGAGAAGGTGCGCCAGCACGCCGAATCGAACGGCTACGACTGGTACTACGCCGTCTCTCCGCCCGCCGTGACCCGCCAGCTCGTCGACGAGTTCGGGTCGTCGATGGCCTCGCCGCCGGTGGTCCCGATGCTCCGGCGCTGTCCCGACGGGTCCACGACCCGGCTGAAGGACGGCCACAAGAGCACGAGCTTCCTCCAGGAGAAGACCCGGGAATGCTAG
- a CDS encoding Zn-ribbon domain-containing OB-fold protein, protein MSDGTAVNAGYDDWLDAIEDGEPYYLEGPEGDGWLPPRRVDPATGSTELTEEALPKTGEVETFTIVHVPTPNFSEDAPFATAIARFGPVRVTGIVTGVAPDEVEVGMSVTLGVDETETTGDRVIVFRAD, encoded by the coding sequence ATGAGCGACGGAACCGCGGTCAACGCCGGCTACGATGACTGGCTCGACGCCATCGAGGACGGCGAGCCGTACTACCTCGAAGGGCCCGAGGGCGACGGCTGGCTGCCGCCCCGGCGCGTCGACCCCGCCACCGGGTCGACCGAACTGACCGAAGAGGCACTGCCGAAGACCGGCGAGGTCGAGACGTTCACCATCGTCCACGTCCCGACGCCGAACTTCAGCGAGGACGCACCGTTCGCGACCGCCATCGCGCGGTTCGGCCCGGTCCGCGTGACCGGTATCGTCACCGGCGTCGCCCCCGACGAGGTCGAGGTCGGCATGTCGGTGACCCTCGGCGTCGACGAGACGGAGACGACCGGCGACCGCGTCATCGTCTTCCGCGCGGACTGA
- the katG gene encoding catalase/peroxidase HPI, translated as MRNTNRDWWPNQLNLEILDQNAQQVDPMGEEFDYAEEFQQLDYESVKADIEAVMTDSQDWWPADYGHYGPLFIRMAWHSAGTYRTSDGRGGANGGRQRLPPISSWPDNANLDKARRLLWPVKQKYGRQLSWADLIVLAGNVALESMGFETFGFAGGREDDYTPDDAVDWGPEEEWEASSQERFDEDGRLQDLLGNTVMGLIYVNPEGPNGEPDVEGSAQNIRDTFGHMAMNDEETVALIAGGHTFGKVHGAADPDEHVGPEPEAAPIDMQGLGWESDFGEGMGPDTITSGIEGPWTSAPTQWDMGYVDNLLNNDWTSVKGPGGAWQWRPVDDEAVEDAPGVDDPSETEAPMMLTTDIALKHDDDYREVLERFQENPDEFQEAFAKAWYKLIHRDMGPPERFLGPEVPEETMLWQDPIPEADYDIIDEAAAADLKEEILDSDLTRSQLVKTAWASASTYRDSDKRGGANGARIRLEPQRSWEVNEPEELESVLSTYEDIQEEFNSSRSDGTKVSLADLIVLGGHAAVEQAAADAGYDVTVPFEPGRTDATQEQTDVESFEVLEPDADGFRNYLGDVDEDPEETLVDRADLLNLSVQEMTVLVGGLRALGATYGDTDRGVLTDSPGELTNDFFVNLLDMDYEWEPVDDDELVFEIRDRETGEAEWEATRFDLIFGSNARLRAVSQVYGADDGEEEFVEDFVEVWTKVMQADRFDLE; from the coding sequence ATGCGAAACACCAACCGTGACTGGTGGCCGAACCAGTTGAACCTGGAAATTCTCGACCAGAACGCCCAGCAGGTAGACCCGATGGGCGAGGAGTTCGACTACGCCGAGGAGTTCCAGCAGCTCGACTACGAGTCGGTCAAGGCCGACATCGAGGCCGTCATGACCGACTCGCAGGACTGGTGGCCGGCAGACTACGGCCACTACGGACCGCTGTTCATCCGGATGGCGTGGCACAGCGCCGGGACGTACCGCACGAGCGACGGTCGCGGCGGCGCCAACGGCGGCCGACAGCGACTCCCGCCGATCAGCAGCTGGCCGGACAACGCGAACCTCGACAAGGCCCGGCGCCTGCTCTGGCCGGTCAAGCAGAAGTACGGCCGGCAGCTCTCGTGGGCCGACCTCATCGTCCTCGCGGGTAACGTCGCGCTCGAGTCGATGGGCTTCGAGACGTTCGGCTTCGCGGGCGGTCGCGAGGACGACTACACACCCGACGACGCCGTCGACTGGGGTCCCGAGGAGGAGTGGGAGGCGAGCTCCCAGGAGCGCTTCGACGAGGACGGCCGGCTCCAGGACCTGCTCGGCAACACCGTGATGGGCCTCATCTACGTGAACCCCGAGGGCCCGAACGGCGAGCCGGACGTCGAGGGCTCCGCACAGAACATCCGCGACACGTTCGGCCACATGGCGATGAACGACGAGGAGACCGTCGCGCTCATCGCCGGCGGCCACACGTTCGGGAAGGTCCACGGCGCGGCGGACCCCGACGAGCACGTCGGGCCGGAGCCCGAGGCCGCCCCCATCGACATGCAGGGTCTCGGCTGGGAGAGCGACTTCGGCGAGGGCATGGGTCCCGACACCATCACCAGCGGCATCGAGGGTCCCTGGACGAGCGCGCCCACCCAGTGGGACATGGGTTACGTCGACAACCTGCTGAACAACGACTGGACCTCGGTCAAGGGCCCCGGCGGTGCCTGGCAGTGGCGCCCCGTCGACGACGAGGCCGTCGAGGACGCGCCGGGCGTCGACGACCCGTCCGAGACCGAGGCGCCGATGATGCTGACGACGGACATCGCGCTCAAGCACGACGACGACTACCGCGAGGTCCTCGAGCGCTTCCAGGAGAACCCCGACGAGTTCCAGGAGGCGTTCGCGAAGGCGTGGTACAAGCTCATCCACCGCGACATGGGCCCGCCGGAGCGCTTCCTCGGCCCGGAGGTCCCCGAGGAGACCATGCTCTGGCAGGACCCCATCCCCGAGGCCGACTACGACATCATCGACGAGGCGGCGGCCGCCGACCTCAAGGAGGAGATTCTCGACTCCGACCTCACCCGGTCCCAGCTGGTCAAGACCGCCTGGGCCTCGGCCTCGACGTACCGCGACAGCGACAAGCGTGGCGGCGCCAACGGCGCCCGCATCCGGCTCGAACCCCAGCGCAGCTGGGAGGTCAACGAGCCCGAGGAGCTGGAGTCGGTCCTCTCGACCTACGAGGACATCCAGGAAGAGTTCAACAGCTCGCGGTCCGACGGCACGAAGGTCTCGCTCGCGGACCTCATCGTCCTCGGCGGCCACGCTGCCGTCGAGCAGGCGGCGGCCGACGCCGGCTACGACGTGACGGTCCCGTTCGAGCCCGGCCGCACGGACGCCACCCAGGAGCAGACCGACGTCGAGTCCTTCGAGGTGCTCGAACCGGACGCGGACGGCTTCCGGAACTACCTCGGTGACGTCGACGAGGACCCCGAGGAGACGCTGGTCGACCGGGCCGACCTGCTGAACCTGTCGGTGCAGGAGATGACGGTGCTCGTCGGTGGCCTGCGCGCGCTCGGCGCGACCTACGGCGACACCGACCGCGGCGTGCTCACCGACAGCCCGGGCGAGCTGACGAACGACTTCTTCGTCAACCTGCTCGACATGGACTACGAGTGGGAGCCCGTCGACGACGACGAGCTGGTCTTCGAGATCCGCGACCGCGAGACCGGCGAGGCCGAGTGGGAGGCCACCCGCTTCGACCTCATCTTCGGCTCCAACGCCCGTCTGCGCGCCGTCTCGCAGGTCTACGGCGCCGACGACGGCGAGGAGGAGTTCGTCGAGGACTTCGTCGAGGTCTGGACGAAGGTCATGCAGGCCGACCGCTTCGACCTCGAGTAA
- a CDS encoding helix-turn-helix domain-containing protein encodes MLEFSLDVPMLRETRAEVPEMAMRVERFDATDGRRVRMLLWAGGGDFATFEAALEADRTVATPTRVVDFRNGRLYQTELVGAGLETSVYPTIVEVGGVVYEVLADGEGWRYKVGFPDQRTFERFWRFCARHELRFALHRRYEGRDLTGAGAYGLTEAQCEVLQTALAAGYLEIPRHSSLAELAERLGISENAASERFRRAAKALVAATVGSDER; translated from the coding sequence GTGCTGGAGTTCAGTCTCGACGTCCCGATGCTGCGCGAGACCCGCGCCGAGGTCCCCGAGATGGCCATGCGCGTCGAGCGGTTCGACGCGACCGACGGTCGGCGGGTCCGGATGCTGCTGTGGGCCGGCGGCGGCGACTTCGCGACGTTCGAGGCCGCCCTCGAAGCCGACCGCACGGTCGCGACGCCGACGCGCGTGGTCGACTTCCGGAACGGCCGCCTGTACCAGACCGAACTGGTCGGCGCGGGCCTCGAGACCAGCGTCTACCCCACCATCGTCGAGGTCGGTGGGGTCGTCTACGAGGTGCTGGCCGACGGCGAGGGCTGGCGGTACAAGGTCGGGTTCCCGGACCAGCGCACGTTCGAGCGCTTCTGGCGGTTCTGTGCGCGCCACGAGCTCCGGTTCGCGCTCCATCGGCGGTACGAGGGCCGCGACCTGACCGGTGCCGGGGCGTACGGCCTGACCGAGGCCCAGTGCGAGGTCCTCCAGACGGCGCTCGCCGCCGGCTACCTGGAGATACCCCGGCACAGTTCGCTGGCGGAGCTGGCCGAGCGACTCGGCATCTCCGAGAACGCCGCCTCGGAACGGTTCCGGCGGGCGGCGAAGGCGCTCGTCGCGGCGACGGTCGGCAGCGACGAGCGTTGA
- a CDS encoding DUF420 domain-containing protein: MSTADVRATVRENVRATTVLLTVVGYALVLGTFAGLLPIYPDISRELTNQLSHAIAVVNTIATVSLALGWYWIRNGEVDRHRKAMLTSFSLIIVFLVLYLVKVGGGGEKEIVGATGVVYWAYIAMLAIHIVLSVVSVPVVLYALVLGLTHTPSELKQTPHKKIGRIAAGSWILSLTLGVVTYVMLNHIYDYRFMLVGPLF; this comes from the coding sequence ATGAGTACCGCAGACGTCAGGGCGACCGTCCGGGAGAACGTCCGCGCGACGACCGTCCTGCTCACGGTCGTCGGGTACGCGCTCGTCCTCGGCACCTTCGCCGGGTTGCTCCCCATCTACCCGGACATCTCCCGCGAGTTGACGAACCAGCTGTCCCACGCCATCGCCGTCGTGAACACCATCGCCACCGTCAGCCTCGCGCTCGGCTGGTACTGGATCCGCAACGGCGAGGTCGACAGGCACCGCAAGGCGATGCTGACCTCGTTCTCGCTCATCATCGTGTTCCTCGTGCTGTACCTCGTGAAGGTCGGGGGCGGCGGCGAGAAGGAGATCGTCGGCGCGACCGGCGTCGTCTACTGGGCGTACATCGCGATGCTCGCCATCCACATCGTGCTCTCGGTCGTCTCCGTCCCGGTCGTCCTCTACGCGCTCGTGCTCGGGCTGACCCACACGCCGAGCGAACTCAAGCAGACGCCGCACAAGAAGATCGGCCGCATCGCCGCCGGCTCGTGGATCCTCTCGCTCACGCTCGGCGTGGTCACCTACGTCATGCTGAACCACATCTACGACTACCGGTTCATGCTGGTCGGGCCGCTGTTCTGA
- a CDS encoding S1C family serine protease, with product MTSHDQSYAALYRRTSPAVVSIYPTSGDGLHGAGSGFVYDEAGHVVTNHHVVFGNGHGRGHNRGPEPDAAGPVRLEVRFSRGEWRTATLVGSDPATDLAVLRVDDVPEYVAPLPVAASNPEPGIPVAALGNPMGLDGTISAGIVSGVNRSMPTHEGFTIPDTVQTDAPINPGNSGGPLVTMAGEVVGVNRARQGDNIGFAISPELVHRVVPELVATGHVEHATLHVRTMDVSPTVAEANGLDEPRGVLVVEVREGPASGVLGGCTDTMTIRGRQVPVGGDVITGIDGRELHAHEELVRYLMTEVRPGDTVEVTVRRPAGETTERLVVTDRTNSHEADVGAPDWDGETSGGTRIPLD from the coding sequence ATGACATCACACGACCAGTCCTACGCGGCCCTGTACCGTCGAACCAGCCCGGCGGTGGTCTCCATCTACCCGACCTCCGGTGACGGCCTCCACGGCGCCGGTTCAGGGTTCGTCTACGACGAGGCCGGCCACGTCGTCACGAACCACCACGTCGTCTTCGGGAACGGGCACGGGCGCGGGCACAATCGCGGCCCCGAACCGGACGCCGCCGGCCCGGTCCGGCTGGAGGTCCGCTTCTCCCGCGGCGAGTGGCGGACCGCCACGCTCGTCGGGTCGGACCCGGCGACGGACCTCGCGGTGCTCCGGGTCGACGACGTCCCCGAGTACGTCGCGCCCCTCCCGGTCGCGGCGTCGAACCCCGAGCCGGGCATCCCGGTCGCCGCCCTCGGCAACCCGATGGGGCTCGACGGGACCATCTCGGCCGGCATCGTCTCCGGCGTCAACCGGTCGATGCCGACCCACGAGGGGTTCACCATTCCCGACACGGTCCAGACCGACGCCCCCATCAACCCCGGCAACTCCGGTGGCCCCCTCGTCACCATGGCGGGCGAGGTCGTCGGCGTCAACCGCGCCAGACAGGGCGACAACATCGGGTTCGCCATCTCGCCCGAACTCGTCCACCGGGTCGTCCCCGAACTCGTCGCGACCGGCCACGTCGAGCACGCGACCCTGCACGTCCGGACGATGGACGTCTCGCCCACGGTCGCGGAGGCGAACGGCCTCGACGAGCCCCGCGGGGTCCTCGTCGTCGAGGTTCGTGAGGGGCCCGCGAGTGGCGTCCTCGGTGGCTGCACCGACACGATGACCATCCGGGGTCGGCAGGTCCCCGTCGGCGGCGACGTCATCACCGGCATCGACGGCCGGGAACTGCACGCCCACGAGGAGCTCGTCCGCTACCTCATGACCGAGGTGCGACCGGGCGACACCGTCGAGGTGACCGTCAGGCGCCCCGCGGGCGAGACGACCGAACGACTGGTCGTGACCGACCGGACGAACTCCCACGAGGCAGACGTGGGCGCCCCCGACTGGGACGGGGAAACCAGCGGCGGAACGCGGATTCCCCTCGACTGA
- a CDS encoding cobalamin B12-binding domain-containing protein: protein MSTDQSQRSIRCLVAKVGLDGHDRGAHVIARAFRDAGFEVIYSGLHKAPDEIVQAAVQEDVDVVGISILSGAHNTLVPKIIDGLKEYDAFEDTLILVGGVIPDDDKEHLKELGVAEVFGPGTSMQETVQFVRDNAPER, encoded by the coding sequence ATGAGTACCGACCAGTCCCAGCGGTCGATTCGTTGCCTCGTGGCCAAGGTCGGATTGGACGGCCACGACCGCGGCGCACACGTCATCGCACGGGCCTTCCGCGACGCGGGGTTCGAAGTCATCTACTCCGGGTTGCACAAGGCCCCCGACGAGATCGTGCAGGCGGCGGTCCAGGAGGACGTCGACGTGGTGGGCATCTCCATCCTCTCGGGCGCACACAACACGCTCGTCCCGAAGATCATCGACGGGCTCAAAGAGTACGACGCGTTCGAGGACACCCTCATCCTCGTCGGCGGCGTCATCCCCGACGACGACAAGGAGCACCTCAAGGAGCTGGGCGTCGCCGAGGTGTTCGGGCCGGGGACCTCGATGCAGGAGACGGTCCAGTTCGTCCGGGACAACGCGCCGGAACGATGA
- a CDS encoding cytochrome c biogenesis CcdA family protein codes for MLGRFVEVFVIGFATPLTAACALPLYPGFLAYLSSQGEETALPSGVLAGLVTLGVIAFMGLVGVLFSFLLGESLTTVVEVVSPVAFGVLAVLSVALIFDLDLAHRLPTKEPPQTSHPASTAFGYGFFFGAIVLPCNPGLLALFFARAPVLFDTPVEGLLGFLLFGIGMGTPLLLFGLVSQSAGQRVTRTLAQHSSGINRVTGAVMLLVASYYLLVVFDVAGVSPVVGPYFEAVFGAFSA; via the coding sequence ATGCTAGGGCGGTTCGTCGAGGTGTTCGTCATCGGGTTCGCCACCCCGCTGACGGCGGCGTGTGCCCTCCCGCTGTACCCCGGGTTCCTCGCGTACCTCTCCTCGCAGGGCGAGGAGACCGCGCTGCCCTCGGGCGTGCTCGCGGGGCTCGTCACCCTCGGCGTCATCGCGTTCATGGGACTGGTGGGCGTGCTGTTCTCGTTCCTCCTCGGCGAGTCGCTGACGACCGTCGTGGAGGTGGTGTCGCCGGTCGCCTTCGGCGTGCTCGCGGTCCTGAGCGTCGCCCTCATCTTCGACCTCGACCTCGCACACCGGCTGCCGACGAAGGAACCGCCACAGACCAGCCACCCGGCCTCGACCGCCTTCGGCTACGGGTTCTTCTTCGGGGCCATCGTGCTGCCCTGCAACCCCGGCCTGCTGGCGCTCTTCTTCGCCCGCGCCCCGGTGCTGTTCGACACGCCGGTCGAGGGTCTCCTCGGCTTCCTGCTGTTCGGCATCGGGATGGGGACGCCCCTGCTGCTGTTCGGGCTGGTCTCGCAGTCCGCCGGCCAGCGCGTGACCCGCACCCTCGCCCAGCACAGTTCGGGCATCAACCGGGTCACCGGCGCGGTGATGCTGCTGGTCGCGAGCTACTACCTGCTCGTCGTGTTCGACGTGGCCGGCGTCTCGCCCGTCGTCGGCCCGTACTTCGAGGCGGTCTTCGGGGCGTTCTCGGCGTAG
- a CDS encoding YndJ family protein, whose amino-acid sequence MSDAGGEQTGLDPTDLSAVLGGVGWLVLVAVADLDAIDRALALAPLVLVPLGLGMAATPSFAGLAGRLHRLAVLGQPIGAGLFVASVVAPVEGTTAALLATPWVLVTGLLALVAAVRVRARVRTRTRDTEVALAPLSETVLDAGLAYAVVGAVALVLFHLGLTFWFDPTIVRLTAVHFHYAGFVLPVVTGLAGRTLDREVGLYRAVAAVVLVGPGLVAVGISFSPTIEVLAVSAFTLAVTVLGGFVATRVAPARPRRQGLLLGLSSLALPVSMALALGYAVSVFTGTDVLGLRIPVMVRVHGSLNAFGFALLGLVGWRLAVPEW is encoded by the coding sequence ATGAGCGACGCGGGCGGGGAGCAGACGGGGCTGGACCCGACCGACCTGAGCGCCGTCCTCGGGGGCGTCGGCTGGCTGGTGCTGGTCGCCGTGGCCGACCTCGACGCTATCGACCGCGCACTGGCGCTGGCCCCGCTGGTGCTCGTCCCGCTGGGTCTCGGGATGGCGGCGACGCCCTCGTTCGCCGGGCTCGCCGGGCGACTCCACCGGCTCGCGGTGCTCGGCCAGCCCATCGGCGCGGGCCTGTTCGTCGCGTCGGTCGTCGCGCCAGTCGAGGGCACGACCGCGGCGCTGCTGGCAACCCCCTGGGTGCTGGTCACCGGACTCCTCGCACTCGTCGCTGCGGTGCGGGTCCGGGCGCGGGTCCGAACCCGGACCCGGGATACCGAGGTCGCGCTCGCACCACTGTCGGAGACCGTCCTGGACGCCGGCCTCGCCTACGCGGTGGTCGGCGCGGTCGCCCTCGTGCTGTTCCACCTCGGACTCACGTTCTGGTTCGACCCGACGATCGTCCGGCTGACCGCGGTCCACTTCCACTACGCCGGGTTCGTGCTCCCGGTCGTCACCGGCCTCGCGGGTCGGACCCTCGACAGGGAGGTCGGCCTGTACCGGGCGGTCGCCGCGGTCGTGCTCGTCGGGCCGGGGCTCGTCGCGGTCGGCATCTCGTTCTCGCCGACCATCGAGGTGCTGGCAGTCTCCGCGTTCACCCTCGCCGTGACGGTCCTCGGTGGCTTCGTCGCGACGCGGGTCGCACCGGCCAGACCGCGGCGGCAGGGCCTCCTGCTCGGCCTGTCTTCACTCGCACTGCCGGTGTCTATGGCGCTCGCGCTCGGCTACGCCGTCTCGGTGTTCACCGGGACCGACGTGCTCGGGCTCCGCATCCCGGTGATGGTCCGGGTGCACGGGTCGCTGAACGCGTTCGGGTTCGCGTTGCTCGGGCTGGTCGGCTGGCGGCTCGCGGTGCCGGAATGGTGA
- a CDS encoding thiolase domain-containing protein: protein MTEVRIAGVGLTKFGASPERTGRDLFAEAGLDALEDAGVGREHVESLFYGNFMGELAEHQGHQGPLMAEAVGVDAPATRYEAACASSGVAVREAVKNIRNGETDVILVGGAERMTNLGTAGATEALAIAADDLWEVKAGMTFPGAYALMANAYFSEYGGTREDLAAIAVKNHENAVPNEKAQYQREITPEDVIEAPMVAEPLGLYDSCPISDGASALVLVSDEFAEEHDLEAPVSITGTGQGGDLMALHDRDYLARSPAADEAADEAYADAGISASDVDVAEVHDCFTIAEVLAMESLGLFEVGEGISAAREGTTTREGDLPVNLSGGLKAKGHPVGATGASQVAELTQILRGDHPNSEYVDGATTGITHNAGGTVASAVVHVLEVRG, encoded by the coding sequence ATGACAGAGGTACGCATCGCAGGTGTCGGACTGACGAAGTTCGGTGCCTCCCCGGAACGCACGGGCCGGGACCTGTTCGCGGAGGCTGGACTCGACGCCCTCGAGGACGCTGGGGTTGGGAGAGAGCACGTGGAATCGCTGTTCTACGGGAACTTCATGGGCGAACTCGCGGAGCACCAGGGCCACCAGGGGCCGCTGATGGCGGAGGCCGTCGGCGTCGACGCGCCGGCGACCCGCTACGAGGCAGCGTGTGCCTCCTCCGGTGTCGCGGTCCGCGAAGCCGTCAAGAACATCCGGAACGGCGAGACGGACGTCATCCTCGTCGGCGGCGCCGAGCGGATGACGAACCTGGGCACCGCGGGCGCGACGGAGGCGCTCGCCATCGCGGCCGACGACCTCTGGGAGGTCAAGGCCGGGATGACGTTCCCGGGCGCCTACGCGCTCATGGCCAACGCCTACTTCAGCGAGTACGGCGGCACGCGCGAGGACCTCGCCGCCATCGCGGTGAAGAACCACGAGAACGCGGTCCCGAACGAGAAGGCACAGTACCAGCGCGAGATCACGCCCGAGGACGTCATCGAGGCACCGATGGTCGCCGAACCGCTCGGCCTGTACGACTCCTGTCCCATCTCGGACGGCGCGAGCGCGCTCGTGCTCGTCTCCGACGAGTTCGCCGAGGAGCACGACCTCGAGGCCCCGGTCAGCATCACCGGCACCGGGCAGGGCGGCGACCTGATGGCCCTGCACGACCGCGACTACCTCGCTCGCTCGCCCGCGGCCGACGAGGCCGCCGACGAGGCCTACGCGGACGCCGGCATCTCGGCGAGCGACGTGGACGTCGCGGAGGTCCACGACTGCTTCACCATCGCCGAGGTTCTGGCGATGGAGTCCCTCGGCCTGTTCGAGGTCGGCGAGGGCATCTCGGCCGCCCGCGAGGGCACGACGACCAGAGAGGGCGACCTGCCGGTCAACCTCTCCGGCGGGCTCAAGGCCAAGGGTCACCCGGTCGGCGCGACCGGCGCGTCCCAGGTCGCCGAGCTGACGCAGATCCTGCGCGGCGACCACCCGAACAGCGAGTACGTCGACGGCGCGACGACCGGCATCACCCACAACGCGGGTGGGACGGTTGCCAGTGCTGTCGTCCACGTCCTGGAGGTGAGAGGATGA
- a CDS encoding DUF4166 domain-containing protein → MTGVYERALGEAADDLHPKVRERYDLGPDDRVACVGEGRMDITRGTHTLPVLYAMTTQNLLFPEAGKDVPFTVTTVGWKNDAGYEVLTTRREFDFGDRRRHFDSLTVWDHVRGRLLDFLGTDGLIASELHPRVENGALVVEGGKQWVRVGSRYLPLPGPLAATVEVRDRYDEADEQFHVDATVENPLAGHILSYRGSFTQTFEEREPVPADIRPSRNVSTLPSR, encoded by the coding sequence ATGACTGGCGTCTACGAGCGCGCACTGGGCGAGGCGGCCGACGACCTGCACCCGAAGGTCCGCGAACGATACGACCTCGGCCCGGACGACAGGGTCGCCTGCGTCGGCGAGGGGCGGATGGACATCACCCGCGGGACGCACACCCTGCCGGTGCTGTACGCGATGACGACCCAGAACCTGCTGTTCCCGGAGGCGGGCAAGGACGTGCCATTCACCGTCACGACCGTCGGCTGGAAGAACGACGCCGGCTACGAGGTACTCACGACGCGGCGCGAGTTCGACTTCGGTGACAGGCGTCGTCACTTCGACTCCCTGACCGTCTGGGACCACGTCCGCGGCCGCCTGCTCGACTTCCTCGGGACGGACGGCCTCATCGCCTCCGAGTTGCACCCGCGGGTCGAGAACGGCGCACTCGTCGTCGAGGGCGGGAAACAGTGGGTCCGCGTCGGTTCGCGGTACCTGCCCCTGCCGGGCCCCCTGGCGGCCACCGTCGAGGTGCGCGACCGCTACGACGAGGCCGACGAGCAGTTCCACGTGGACGCGACCGTGGAGAACCCGCTGGCCGGCCACATCCTGAGCTACCGCGGGAGCTTCACGCAGACCTTCGAGGAGCGAGAGCCGGTTCCCGCGGACATCCGACCCTCCCGCAACGTCTCGACGCTGCCGTCGCGATGA
- the meaB gene encoding methylmalonyl Co-A mutase-associated GTPase MeaB: protein MSTSTADLLEDLLAGKHRALARAITKIENREAGYRDLVSALYEHTGDAEVIGITGSPGAGKSTLVDKLASRYREQGDTVGIVAIDPSSPYTGGAVLGDRIRMASNVGDMDVFFRSMSARGNLGGLSTATADAVKAMDAFGKDKVIIETVGAGQNEIDIVQAADTVCVLVPPGSGDNVQMLKAGILEIGDLFVVNKADMDGADRTVQELREMVHMGSGSMRVDAGHHGFDDVDVDLDMPGAGDDAGEPDFEPWDPPVLEAVATEGTGVDELIETFDEHHEYLVESGQLERKRRQRIAEEIRTLLRDDAAGLVQRELEGLGGLDDIVDRVVAGETDPYTVSDEIIEPIADCVEEE from the coding sequence ATGAGCACGAGCACGGCCGACCTGCTCGAGGACCTCCTCGCCGGGAAGCACCGCGCCCTCGCGCGGGCCATCACGAAGATAGAGAACCGCGAGGCGGGCTACCGCGACCTCGTCTCGGCGCTGTACGAACACACCGGCGACGCCGAGGTCATCGGCATCACGGGCAGTCCCGGCGCCGGCAAGTCGACGCTCGTCGACAAGCTCGCGAGCCGCTACCGCGAGCAGGGCGACACCGTCGGCATCGTCGCCATCGACCCGTCCTCGCCGTACACCGGCGGGGCGGTGCTCGGCGACCGCATCCGCATGGCGTCGAACGTCGGCGACATGGACGTGTTCTTCCGGTCGATGAGCGCCAGGGGCAACCTCGGTGGCCTCTCGACCGCGACCGCGGACGCGGTGAAGGCGATGGACGCCTTCGGCAAGGACAAGGTCATCATCGAGACGGTCGGGGCCGGCCAGAACGAGATCGACATCGTGCAGGCGGCCGACACGGTCTGCGTCCTCGTCCCGCCGGGCTCGGGCGACAACGTCCAGATGCTCAAGGCGGGCATCCTCGAGATCGGCGACCTCTTCGTCGTGAACAAGGCGGACATGGACGGCGCGGACCGGACCGTCCAGGAACTCAGGGAGATGGTCCACATGGGCTCGGGCTCGATGCGGGTCGACGCCGGTCACCACGGCTTCGACGACGTCGACGTCGACCTCGACATGCCCGGGGCCGGGGACGACGCCGGCGAACCCGATTTCGAACCGTGGGACCCGCCCGTGCTCGAGGCCGTCGCCACCGAGGGGACCGGCGTCGACGAACTCATCGAGACGTTCGACGAGCACCACGAGTACCTCGTCGAGTCGGGGCAACTCGAACGCAAGCGCCGCCAGCGCATCGCCGAGGAGATACGGACCCTGCTGCGCGACGACGCCGCCGGCCTCGTCCAGCGGGAACTCGAGGGGCTCGGCGGACTGGACGACATCGTCGACCGCGTCGTCGCGGGCGAGACGGACCCCTACACCGTCTCGGACGAGATCATCGAACCCATCGCCGACTGCGTCGAAGAGGAGTAG